The sequence CCGCCCCGGCAGTTCCGAGGACGCTCCCCACACAGAGGCCTGCCCCGGCGTAGAGCCGCCGGCGGGTCCGCTCGATCGCCCCCCGTTCGTGGTCAGCGCCATCGGTCGGGAACATGGGTGGCGATACGCGCGCGACCGTTAAGATACCCCGCCAAGCGCACTGAAAGTGAAACAGCCAGAGGGGAACGGGGTCACCCTACGAGAGCGCGAAGGGGGTTGATTTTTGACGCCGCGCGAGAACTGCGGGGTATGACCGACCTCGTGACCTTCGGCGAGACCATGATCCGGCTCTCGCCGCCGGACGACGAACGTCTCGAAACCACGACCGAACTGGAGGTCCGCGCCGCCGGCGCCGAGAGCAACGTCGCGGTCGCGGCCGCGCGGCTGGGTACCGAAGCCGTCTGGACCTCGAAACTGCCCGACTCGCCGCTGGGGCGGCGGGTGACGAGCGAACTCGAGAGCTACGGACTCGAAACCGACCCCGTCCTGAGCGACGAGGGGCGCCAGGGCACCTACTACATCGAGTTCGCCGGCGAGCCGCGGGGAACCGACGTGATCTACGACCGGGCGGACGCAGCGGTGACGACCGCCCGCGCCGAGGAGCTCCCGATCGAGCGCATCAGGGAAAGCGAATGGTTCTACACCAGCGGAATCACGCCCGCGCTCTCGGATACCCTCGAAGAAACGACCGAGGAGCTGCTGCGGGCAGCACGGGAGGCGAGGACGAAGACGGCCTTCGACCTGAACTACCGGAGCAAGCTCTGGTCGCCCGCGGCGGCCCGCGAGACCCTCACCGGGCTCTTCGAACACGTCGACGTGCTCGTGACGGCGGTGCGCGACGCGAGGAACGTCCTCGACGCGACGGGCGACCGCGAGGCGATCGCCCGCGAGCTCGCCGACGAATGGGGCTTCGAGACGGTCGTACTCACGCTCGGGGCCGAGGGCGCACTCGCCGTCCACGACGGAGACCTCACTCGCCAGTCGGCGTTCGAAACCGAGACCCTCGATCCCATCGGGACCGGCGACGCCTTCGTCGGGGCCTTCCTCGCGAAACGGATCGGAGGCGGCGATATCGGTGGGGCGCTCGAATACGGCGCGGCGACGGCGGCGCTCAAGCGAACGATCCCCGGCGACATCGCCGTCGTCACCTCCGTGGAGGTCGAAAGCGTGATCGACACGGCCGAAAGCGGGATCTCGCGGTAGGTCACCGACCCCGACCGGGCAACGGCTAAACGGCCGCGGGCCGAAGGAGGGATATGACCCACGTCGCGATCGTCGGGGCCTACGGCAGCGCGGGCGTCGCGGTTGCCGAGTCGCTGGCCGACGCCGACGAGGACGTCGAACTGACGCTGATCGACGACGGCGAACCGGGCGGCGGACTGTGTATTCTCAGAGGCTGTATGCCCTCGAAGGCGGTGCTCTCGGCGGGCGCTCACAAGTTCCAAGCCCGCCACGACGACCGGCTGTCGGGCGTCCCCGAGGTCGATCTCGCGCGCGTCGTCGAGACGAAAGACGAGCAGGTGCTCGGCTTCGCGGAACACCGCCGAGCGGCGGTCCACGACCTCGCAGAGCGCGAAAGCGTCGAGTTCATCCATGAGACTGCCCGCTTTACCGGCCCGCACACACTGGCGGTGGACGACCGGGAGATCGAGGCCGATTACGTCGTGATCGCGACGGGTTCGACGCTGAACGTGCCGGACCTACCCGGAATGGACGAGGTCGATCCCATGGGCAGTGCCGAGGTGCTCGATACGACGGAGTTCCCCGATTCGGGGATCGTGATGGGCTTTGGCTACATCGGGCTCGAACTCGTGCCCTACCTCGCCGAGGCCGCCGGAATGGAATTAACAGTGATCGAGCATGACGACCGCCCGGTCGACGAGGCCCCGCCCGAGTACGGCGATACGATCCTCGATCTCTACCGCGAGGCCTTCGAGATCGAGGTCCTGACGAACGCACGCGAGCGCTCGGTCGAGGCGACCGCCGAGGGCGGCGTGCGCATGGAACTCGACTGTGAGGGGAAGACGGAGACGATCGAGGCCGACCAGCTCTTCACGTTCACCGGCAGGAAACCGAACCTGGATGGCGTCGGAATCGAGCACACCGACCTCTCGCCCGAGGAGGGCTGGGTCGAGGACACGATGCAGGCCCGCGACGACCCTCATACGTTCGTCGTCGGGGACGTCAACGGCCACGAGCCGATCCTTCACGTCGCCAAAGAGCAGGGGTTTCGGGCCGCCGAGAACGTCCTCGCACACGCGGAGGGCCGCGAACTCGAACCCTACGAGAACGTCCACCACCACGTGATATTCAGCGGGTTGGGCGTCTACCCGTTCGCTCGACTGGGCCACACTGCAGACAGCGCCCGGGAGGCGGGCTACGACCCGATCGAGGTGAGCCGGCAGGCGAGCGACGACGGCGTGTTCACAGTGAAAAACGTCCCCGAGGGGCTCGCGACGCTCGTGGTCGCACGGGACGGCACCGTGCTGGGCTATCAGGGGCTGCACCACCACGCCGACTCGATGGCCAAGACGATGCAGGTCGTCGTCGAACTCGGGCTCGACGTCCGGGAGCTACCTGATAGAGCGTATCACCCGACGCTTCCCGAGATCCTCGACGGGCTGTTCCGCGAGGCGAGCGCCCGACTGGACGGGTAGTCGCGGTTCATGGTAGTGGTGCGGCGGCCGGCGCGAGCGCGGGCGGCACCCCGCCGTCCGCGCGAGCGGGACGGGGAAGGGCTGGTATCGCTAAGAGCAGCCGTCCAATCGGACGGCTGCGATGCGAATTTAGCGGACTACAAGGACGAGCGGCTGCTGCCAAGCAGCTGCGAGGGCTTTCAGCCGAAGTTCTCGACCTTCGCCTCCTCGGGATCGCCCCCCGCCGCTTCCAGTGCGTCGAGCGCCTCGGTGACGAACTCCTGAAAGCCGTAGACGAACACCTGCTGGCCCTCGTAGTAGCTCGCGACGTGATCCGCGAGTTCGTCTGTGACGACGACGGTCGCGCCCGCCTCCTGCAGGTCGGCCAGCCGGTCCTCGTGGACGGGCTCGTCGTCGCAGTAGACGATCGTGACGCCGTTATCGTCGGCGATCGCGCGCTCGCCGATCCCGACTGCGGGACCGACGCCCGGCCCGCCCGCCAGTATCAGCGAGTCGTCCTCGTCCTCGTAGTAGGCGCTCCCATACGGACCCTCGACGGTGACTGTCTCGCCTTCCGCGCTCTCGATCCACGGTCCGAGCTCGCCCTCGGGGTCGATCCCGATGGTGGTCTCGATGGTGTCGCCGACGTCGGGCGACGAGAGGGTGTAGAAGCGCGAGACGTGCTCGCCCTCGACTTCGGTCGAGAGCTTGACGAACTGGCCGGGTCGGGCGTCGAACCCGTCGGGCGTTTCGAGGGCGACCGCGACGGTGTCGGCCCCGACGTCCCGGACGGCGGTGATGGTGGTTTCGGTCGGCTCCATACAAACGGGTACTCGCGGACGAGAAAAAGGGCTTGCTCTCGCGGCCGGATTTCCCCCTACTGGGCGTTTCAGAAGGCTTTTTGTCCGGGGACGGGCTACTCCTAACCCACATGCCTGAGGACTTAAACTGGGCCGTCGGCGGGGAAGCCGGCGACGGGATCGATTCGACGGGGAAGATCTTCGCCCAGGCTCTCTCACGGGCTGGACGACACGTCTTCACCTCCAAGGACTTCGCCTCGCGGATCCGCGGGGGCTACACCGCCTACAAGATTCGAACCTCCGTCGACGAGTTAAACAGCGTCGTCGACAGGCTCGACATCCTCGTCGCGCTGACCCAACGCACCATCGACGAGAACCTCGACGAACTCCACGAGGACAGCGTCGTCATCTACGACGGCGAGCGCTCGTGGGACGCCGAGGTGCCCGACGAGCAGATTCCCCTCGACGTCCCCCTCAAATCGCTCGCGGAGGACGCCGGCGGCGCGATCATGCAAAACGTCGTCGCGCTCGGTGCGGCCTGCGAGGTCGCGGGGTTCCCGATCGAGCACCTCGACAGCGCCCTCGAGAAGCGATTCGGCGAGAAGGGCCAGAAGCTCGTCGACAACAACCAAGAGGCCGCCCGCAAGGGTCGTGACTACGTTCAGGAGAACTACGACCACGACTTCGGCTACAGCCTCGAGACCACCGACAACGACTACGTCCTGCTCAACGGCGACGAGGCGATCGGCATGGGCGCGCTCGTCGGCGGCTGTCGCTTCTATGCGGGCTATCCCATCACGCCCGCGACGAACGTGATGGAGTATCTCACGGGACGGATCGACGAGTACGGCGGTACCGTCGTCCAAGCCGAAGACGAGCTCTCGGCGATCAACATGGCGCTCGGCGCCGCGCGCTCCGGCGCTCGGGCGATGACCGCGACCTCCGGGCCGGGGATCGACCTGATGACCGAGACGTTCGGGCTGATCGCGACCACCGAGACCCCGCTCGTGATCGCCGACGTGATGCGCTCGGGCCCCTCGACGGGGATGCCGACAAAACAGGAACAGGGCGACCTCAACATGACGCTCTACGGCGGTCACGGCGAGATCCCACGGTTCGTCCTCGCCCCGACCACCATCGCCGAGTGTTTCCACAAGACCATCGAGGCGTTCAACCTCGCCGAGAAGTACCAGACGCCGGTCTACGTCGTCTCGGACCTCGCGATGGCCGTCACCGAACAGACGTTCTCGCCGGAGGAGTTCGACATGGACGAAGTCGAGATCGACCGCGGGAAGGTCGTCGACGAGGACAACATCGACCAGTATCTCGACGAACAGGACCGGTTCCAGCCCCACTACGACGCCGGCGACGGGATCAGCCCCCGAGCGTTCCCCGGCACCGTCGAGGGCGCACACATGACGACCGGCCTCGAACACGACGAACTGGGCCGGCGGACCGAGGACACCGACGAGCGCGTTCGGCAGGTCGACAAACGGAACCGGAAGGTCGAGACCGCCCAGAACGAGGAGGACTGGTCTCCCCGCGAGTTCGGAAACGAGGACGCCGAGAACCTCGTGTTGACCTGGGGTTCGAACGAGGGCGCGATCCGAGAGGCGATGCAGAAGCTCGATATCGACGTGCGTTTCATCTCGGTGCCGTACATGTTCCCGCGGCCGGACCTGACGGAGGCCGTCGAGAGCGCCGAGACAACCGTCGTCGTCGAGTGTAACGCGACGGGGCAGTTCGCCGACGTCGTCGAACGCGACACCCTTACACGGGTCGAGCGCATCAACAAATACAACGGCATCCGGTTCAACGCGGACGAGCTCGTCGATCGGATCACGGAGACGTTCGCCGCCGAATCGGAGGCGAAAGTATGAGCTCTCAGGCACACTTCACCGACTTCAAGTCGGACAAGCAACCCACGTGGTGTCCCGGCTGCGGCGACTTCGGGACGATGAACGGCATGATGAAGGCGCTCGCGAACACCGGCAATAGCCCGGACGACACCTTCATCTGTGCCGGTATCGGCTGCTCGGGCAAGATCGGGACGTACATGCACTCGTATGCGCTCCACGGCGTCCACGGGCGCGCGTTACCGGTCGGCACGGGCGTGAAGCTCGCGAACCCCGACCTGGAAGTGATGGTCGCCGGCGGCGACGGCGACGGCTACTCGATCGGCGCGGGCCACTTCATCCACGCGGTGCGCCGGAACGTCGACATGACCTACGTCGTCATGGACAACCGCATCTACGGGCTGACGAAGGGACAGTTCTCGCCGACCAGTCGGGAGGACTTCGAGACCTCGACCTCGCCCGAGGGGACCAAGCAGTCGCCGGTTCACCCGCTGGCGCTCGCGATGGCCGCGGGCGGCAGCTTCATCGCCCAGTCCTTCTCCTCGGACGCCCAGCGCCACACCGAGATCATCGAGCAGGCCATCGAGCACGACGGCTTCTCGCTGGTCAACACCTACAGCCCCTGCGTGACGTTCAACGACGTCGACACCTACGACTTCTTCCGCGACTCGCTGGTCGACCTCGACGAGGAGGATCACGACCCCACCGACTACGATCAGGCCCGACAGAGAATCATGGACTTCGATAACATCTATCAGGGCGTGCTCTACCAGGACGACGACAGCGTCGGCTACGAGAAGCGCCTCGGTATCGAGGGGCCGATGAACGAGATTCCCGACGGTGCCCCGGAGGACGCGATGGACCTCGTTCGCGAGTTCTACTGAAGTCGGGTTTTCGTTTTTCGGAAAGCCAGTATCACCAGTCTTGGCCATCGTTTCCGCATACGTTCGGAGCTCTCGGAACCGATAAGACAAGAGTACAGGGACGAACCGCCGAGGGAGCGAACTATACCGACCGGCACGCTACGGGCAGTGTGCGCTTCGATCACGCCGGCATCGCGACCGACGACGCAGAAGGACTGACCGAACTGTTCGAGACCGTGTTCGACGCCCTACCGGTCCACCGGGAGACGTTCGACGGCATGGACGTCAGGTTTCTCGATCTCGGGAACGGCTACTTCGAACTGCTCGAACCCCGCGAGGGAGGGGCGATCGGACGCTATCTCGAACGTAACGGGCCCGGAATCCACCACCTCGCGCTCGGTACCGAGGACATCGAGGGAGCACTCGAAACAGCCCGTGAGGAGGGTATCGAACCCATAGACGAGGAGCCCCGTCAGGGGGCGTGGGGACACGACGTCGCCTTCCTCCACCCGAAATCGACGGGCGGAATCCTGATCGAGTTCGTCGAACACTGATCAGTCGAGTTCCCTGAGAACCCGCGCCGGGTTTCCGCCGACGACCACGCCTGCGGGAACGTCCTCGGTGACGACCGCGCCCGAGGCGATCACCGCACCCTCTCCGACGGTGACGCCCGGATTGAGTACCGCCCGCCCGCCGATCCAGACGTCGTCGCCGACAGTGACCGGCTCGCCGGATTCGATGCCCGCCGCACGTCCCTCGGCGGCGAGCGGATGGGTCGCGGTGTAGACGTGGATCCCCGGCCCGAGCAGGCAGTTGTCGCCGAACTCGACCCGGCAGACGTCCAGAATCACGCAGTCGAAGTTCGCGTAGAAGTCCTCGCCCACGGAGATGTTCGAGCCGTAATCGCAGTGAACGGGCGGTTCGACGGTGGCGTCACCTTCGACGGAGTCGAACAGCTCTTCCAAAATTCGCTCGCGCCGGTCGGGTTCGTCCGCCGCAGTGTGGTTGTACTCGCGGGTGAGTTCGCGGGCGCGCTGGCGCTCGACGACGAGCTGTGGGTCGCTCGCGTCGTAGAGTTCCCCACACAGCATCTTCTCACGCTCGCTTGGCATAGCTGGTATCGAGCGTTCGCCGGGATACGGGTTGCTGTTCCATGACGGACCGTCGTCATACG is a genomic window of Halalkalicoccus subterraneus containing:
- the kdgK1 gene encoding bifunctional 2-dehydro-3-deoxygluconokinase/2-dehydro-3-deoxygalactonokinase — encoded protein: MTDLVTFGETMIRLSPPDDERLETTTELEVRAAGAESNVAVAAARLGTEAVWTSKLPDSPLGRRVTSELESYGLETDPVLSDEGRQGTYYIEFAGEPRGTDVIYDRADAAVTTARAEELPIERIRESEWFYTSGITPALSDTLEETTEELLRAAREARTKTAFDLNYRSKLWSPAAARETLTGLFEHVDVLVTAVRDARNVLDATGDREAIARELADEWGFETVVLTLGAEGALAVHDGDLTRQSAFETETLDPIGTGDAFVGAFLAKRIGGGDIGGALEYGAATAALKRTIPGDIAVVTSVEVESVIDTAESGISR
- a CDS encoding dihydrolipoyl dehydrogenase family protein, which codes for MTHVAIVGAYGSAGVAVAESLADADEDVELTLIDDGEPGGGLCILRGCMPSKAVLSAGAHKFQARHDDRLSGVPEVDLARVVETKDEQVLGFAEHRRAAVHDLAERESVEFIHETARFTGPHTLAVDDREIEADYVVIATGSTLNVPDLPGMDEVDPMGSAEVLDTTEFPDSGIVMGFGYIGLELVPYLAEAAGMELTVIEHDDRPVDEAPPEYGDTILDLYREAFEIEVLTNARERSVEATAEGGVRMELDCEGKTETIEADQLFTFTGRKPNLDGVGIEHTDLSPEEGWVEDTMQARDDPHTFVVGDVNGHEPILHVAKEQGFRAAENVLAHAEGRELEPYENVHHHVIFSGLGVYPFARLGHTADSAREAGYDPIEVSRQASDDGVFTVKNVPEGLATLVVARDGTVLGYQGLHHHADSMAKTMQVVVELGLDVRELPDRAYHPTLPEILDGLFREASARLDG
- a CDS encoding ferredoxin--NADP reductase; the encoded protein is MEPTETTITAVRDVGADTVAVALETPDGFDARPGQFVKLSTEVEGEHVSRFYTLSSPDVGDTIETTIGIDPEGELGPWIESAEGETVTVEGPYGSAYYEDEDDSLILAGGPGVGPAVGIGERAIADDNGVTIVYCDDEPVHEDRLADLQEAGATVVVTDELADHVASYYEGQQVFVYGFQEFVTEALDALEAAGGDPEEAKVENFG
- a CDS encoding 2-oxoacid:acceptor oxidoreductase subunit alpha, with protein sequence MPEDLNWAVGGEAGDGIDSTGKIFAQALSRAGRHVFTSKDFASRIRGGYTAYKIRTSVDELNSVVDRLDILVALTQRTIDENLDELHEDSVVIYDGERSWDAEVPDEQIPLDVPLKSLAEDAGGAIMQNVVALGAACEVAGFPIEHLDSALEKRFGEKGQKLVDNNQEAARKGRDYVQENYDHDFGYSLETTDNDYVLLNGDEAIGMGALVGGCRFYAGYPITPATNVMEYLTGRIDEYGGTVVQAEDELSAINMALGAARSGARAMTATSGPGIDLMTETFGLIATTETPLVIADVMRSGPSTGMPTKQEQGDLNMTLYGGHGEIPRFVLAPTTIAECFHKTIEAFNLAEKYQTPVYVVSDLAMAVTEQTFSPEEFDMDEVEIDRGKVVDEDNIDQYLDEQDRFQPHYDAGDGISPRAFPGTVEGAHMTTGLEHDELGRRTEDTDERVRQVDKRNRKVETAQNEEDWSPREFGNEDAENLVLTWGSNEGAIREAMQKLDIDVRFISVPYMFPRPDLTEAVESAETTVVVECNATGQFADVVERDTLTRVERINKYNGIRFNADELVDRITETFAAESEAKV
- a CDS encoding 2-oxoacid:ferredoxin oxidoreductase subunit beta; the protein is MSSQAHFTDFKSDKQPTWCPGCGDFGTMNGMMKALANTGNSPDDTFICAGIGCSGKIGTYMHSYALHGVHGRALPVGTGVKLANPDLEVMVAGGDGDGYSIGAGHFIHAVRRNVDMTYVVMDNRIYGLTKGQFSPTSREDFETSTSPEGTKQSPVHPLALAMAAGGSFIAQSFSSDAQRHTEIIEQAIEHDGFSLVNTYSPCVTFNDVDTYDFFRDSLVDLDEEDHDPTDYDQARQRIMDFDNIYQGVLYQDDDSVGYEKRLGIEGPMNEIPDGAPEDAMDLVREFY
- the mce gene encoding methylmalonyl-CoA epimerase, which translates into the protein MRFDHAGIATDDAEGLTELFETVFDALPVHRETFDGMDVRFLDLGNGYFELLEPREGGAIGRYLERNGPGIHHLALGTEDIEGALETAREEGIEPIDEEPRQGAWGHDVAFLHPKSTGGILIEFVEH
- a CDS encoding sugar O-acetyltransferase translates to MPSEREKMLCGELYDASDPQLVVERQRARELTREYNHTAADEPDRRERILEELFDSVEGDATVEPPVHCDYGSNISVGEDFYANFDCVILDVCRVEFGDNCLLGPGIHVYTATHPLAAEGRAAGIESGEPVTVGDDVWIGGRAVLNPGVTVGEGAVIASGAVVTEDVPAGVVVGGNPARVLRELD